DNA from bacterium:
CGCTGGACGCCACCACCATCTCGCTGTGTCTGAAGCTCTTTCCCTGGGCCAAGTTCCGCCGCTCCAAGGGTGGAGTCAAGGTCCACGTCCTGCTCGATCACGACGACTACATGCCCTCCTACGTGCTGATCACCGAGGCCAAGCGAGCCGATGTCAAGGTCGCTCGATCGCTGCATCTCAATCCCGGCTCGATCATCGCCATGGATCGCGCCTACAACGACTATGCTCTCTTCGGCCGATGGTGTGCCAAGGGTCTCTTCTTCGTCACGCGGATGAAGGCCCGCACCCGCTATGAGGTCGTCGAAGCGCGCCCGCTGCCGCAGAACCGCCCCATTCTCGCCGACGAGATCATCCGCCTCACCAGTAAGAAGGCCCAAGAGGATTGCCCGGATCTGCTGCGGCGGGTGGTCGTCTGGGATGCGGAGAAGGAGCGCGAGATCGTGCTGCTGACCAACCACCTGGACTTCGGGGCGACCACTCTGTCTGCGATCTACCGCGAGCGGTGGAAGATCGAGCTGTTCTTCAAGGCCGTGAAGCAGAACCTCA
Protein-coding regions in this window:
- a CDS encoding IS4 family transposase; protein product: KHGAERGAKGFTCWTQFVSMLFCQLAQADSLREICNGLACCLGKLTHVGIDKAPKKSTLAYANQHRPASLFEDLFWTALGRFRSKGVLGNHRPSKLRFRNKLMSLDATTISLCLKLFPWAKFRRSKGGVKVHVLLDHDDYMPSYVLITEAKRADVKVARSLHLNPGSIIAMDRAYNDYALFGRWCAKGLFFVTRMKARTRYEVVEARPLPQNRPILADEIIRLTSKKAQEDCPDLLRRVVVWDAEKEREIVLLTNHLDFGATTLSAIYRERWKIELFFKAVKQNL